In Thermus aquaticus, the sequence CAAAGACCAGGAAGGGCACCTTCCCCACCAGGGCCCGGAAGGGGCCGATGCGCTCGGGGCGGGCGTTGTCCACCAGGATCACCTCGGTGACCCGATCCAAAGGCACCTCCGAGGCGGGCACCAGGTCCAGGCGGTCCTCCAGAAGGGGGGCGATCTCCTTTAGGGGACCCTCGAGGCCCCCCACCACCGCCAGGAGGCTCCCGGGAAAGAGCTTGCCCGCCAGGACCATGGACCCCAGGGCATCAAAGTCCAGGTTCTCGTGGGCCACCACCACCCGCACGCCTAAAAGCTTACTTGACGGAGGAATCCCCCCTTGGTACACTCAGGCTTGGCGCTTGGAGAGGTGCCCGAGTGGCTGAAGGGACACGACTGGAAATCGTGTAGGCGGGCTTAAACCTGCCTCGCGGGTTCGAATCCCGCCCTCTCCGCCAAACCGCCCCCGGTCTCAGGGCCGGGGGCCTTCCTCTACCTCCACCACCCGCCCCGCCCTCCTGGCCGCCTCCGCCAAAAAGGTGAGCCGGTGGGCGTAGAGGACCTCCTCAAAGGGCTCCAAAAGCCCCGGGTCCTCCCGCTCAACCGCCGCCATGAAGGCCGCCATAAGCCCAAAGTCCCCGCCCCCGTATCCCGAACGGATGGACCCCTCCGCCTCCCCCTTCAGGTCCACGGTCCCTTCGCCCTTCACAAAGTCAAAGATGCGGATGTACCGCCCGTCCCCCCAGATCTCCCCGCCCGTCCCAAAAAGCCGCGTCTCCCGAAAGCGCATCCGGGAAAGCCCCTCGGCGTGAAAGCTGGCCGTGCGGCCATCCCGGCACTCCAGGGCCACCACCTGGTGGTCGGCCACGTCGTTCTTTCCCCAATAGACGCACTCCCCGTAGGGGCCCTCCGCCAAAGCCCGCTCCAGGTTCTCCCGGGCCACCGGGAAGGCCACCACGTCCAGAGGCCAGCCCCGCTCCCCCCTCTCGTAGGCCTCCAGGTAGATGCGCCTGGCCGAGAAGGGGCAAGCCCTCTCCACCTCCTCGGGGCAGAGAAGGCACCGCTCCGCCGCCCCCTTGGGCCTCCTCTCCGGGCGGAAGTGGTAGAGGCCCCCGAAGGAGGCCACCCGGGCCACCTCCCCAGGCATCAGGAAGAGGAGCCAGTCCAGGTCGTGGACGCTCTTGGCCAGGAGGAAGGGGCTGGACTCCCCCTCCTTCCGCCAGTTGCCCCGCACGAAGCTGTGGGCGAAGTGCCAGTGGCCCACGGGCTCCAGGTGCTGGACCGAGACCACCTGAGCTCATCCATGAGGCCATAGTCCTGACCCGAGAGAGGCTGAGGATAACCTGAGCTTTAGCCCTCGAGACCCCTCTCCCCTTCGCCCATCTCCTATTGCGCAACACGATGCGGGCTCTATAATGCCCCTGTGCCGGGGCCGTTAGCTCAGCTGGTGAGAGCGCCGGCCTTATAAGCCGGTGGTCGCGGGTTCAAGTCCCGCACGGCCTACCAGGCTTGAGTCTTCCCGGCTCAGGTTGCTGACCTAAAGCGTGAAGCAGGCCTCGAGGGGCGAGGTACCGAGGAGCGGGTATGGCGGTTGATGTGGAGGCGGGGCCAACCAGCTACAGGCCCCGTGGCCGGTGTGGGCCACCATCGCCGCCCCTCGGGGAAGGGGGCGGGCATTACTCCCCGCGGCCTTCACGCCCCCACCTCCTCAACTCTATGCGCCCTAAGGGGCCGATGTGCATAGAGTTGCGACGAATCTCTAGGGCTCTTTTGCATAAACCCCGCAAGCGGTCTTCGGGGAGAAGCGCGGGGCCAAGGCGGCCCGCATCCTCCGAGGGAAAAGGGGCCTCCAGGAGCGCCCCCTGAAGACCGGTCCTAGATACCCTCAGGGAGCTTTGGGGGCTCCAGGCCGTAGCGGGAGACCACGGCCCGGATGTCCTCCACCAGGCGGGAAAGGCGTTCCCTCTCCTCGGGGGTGGTGGGGCGTGCCCGCTTCAAGAGGCCGTACAGGTGGCCCAGTTCAGACACCTCACTCAGCCACTCCTGGTCGTCCCAGTCATCGGGGTTGAGGAGAGCGTCCCGGATGACGGGCCAGTACTCCTCAGCCCAGTTGAGGAGAGCCTGGGGGTCGTCTCCTCTCAACATGAGTCCTCCTGGGGCCATTATGGCCGGAGAAACCGCCCGAGGCGAGGCCCCCTCGAGGCCCGGTCAAGGCCGGGGGGAGGCCTCCCCCTGCAAACTTGTGCCTTCCCTTCACGATGTGGGAGGCCCTTCTCACCGTAGCCCCACCGCCGCCGCGGCCTGACCCTCGAGGCCCAGGAGGCCTCCCGGGGCCCCTCCCCCAGGCCCCGGGCCAGGGCCTCTTGGGGTAGCCCCCCCAAGTCCTTTTAGAAAGAAGGGGGAAGCGAATAGCCGCAATAGCCGCAATAGCCGCGAAGCCCGTCTGGTAGGGCATTTCTGCCTGCGGCTATTGTGCGGCTATTGCGGGGAAGAGGGGGCGAATAGCCGCAAGTGGGCATGCCGTCCTGGAGAGCGTTTGCGGCGTTCGCGGCTATTACCCCGCCGCTTTTTCTAAAAGCCAGGGGCCAGGCCGGCCTCGAGGGCCGTGGTATCCTCTCCCTAAGAAGCCGCCCTAAGGAAGGAGGCCCCGATGGAGGAAGAGTTCAAGTGGCCCAGCCCGTTGGAGAGGGCCAGAGACCGTTGGGAAACGCTGAAGGAGATGCTGGCCAACCCGGAGGACTTTGACGATGACTACGTCCTGGCCGAAGTGTTGGAGTTCCCCATCCTCCTTGACCAACTGCAGAGGGCCTACCTCGAGAACCCCGAGGAGGTGCGGGCCATCGTGCGGGAGATTTGCGAGCGGAAAGAGGAGCTGAAGCGGGTGCTGGACCTCGAGGTCAGGGAGGCCCTTCTGCCCGGGGGGTGCGAGGGAGAGGGTTAGGACTCTTCTTCATAGGCCAGGAGGTCCTGAACGCCGTAGGGCTTGCCCGTGAGCTTCCGTAGGCCCCAGCCCACAGGGTTGACAAAACCTCCCTCACCCCCTACCCTGAAAAGGGTATGCGGAGAGGAGGTGAGACCAAGGTGCGAGAAGAAGGCCCGCAAAGTCACCCAGGCCCTTGGGAAGCCTCCCTCTCCACCTTCCCTTCCCCCTAAAACGCCAAATCGGCTCTCCCAAGGGTGAGGCCAACGGCAAAAGTTGCCCCTAGGCGCTTTCCTCATAGGTCGCGCTCGAGGGGTATGGCCTGGAACGTTCGTTTCCAGGGATCAAGGAAACCCTTACGAGGTGGAGCCATGCCTTTGGTCTGCCGGAACCTCATGAGCCTTTTGGAGGAAGGAAACCTGCAGAGCGTAAAGCTCCTCCTGGGGCAAGCCAGCCCCCAGGAGATCGTGTTTTGCCTTAGGCTGTTGGAGTCCCCCCGCAGGGCCCTTGTCTTCCGCCTGCTGGACAAGGAGCGGGCCCTGGCCGTCTTCGAGGCCTTGGACCGCCCCGAGCAGGCCGAGCTGGTCAAGGCCATGGAGGACCCCGACCTCCTGCCCCTCTTGGAGAGCCTGAAGGCAGAGGAACGGGTAAGGCTTTTTGAGGAGCTCCCTGCCAAGGTGGTCAAGCGGCTCCTGCAGGAGCTCTCCCCAGAGGCTCGGGAAGGGGTCAGCCTGCTCCTGGGCTACCCCGAGGGTAGCGCAGGCCGGGTGATGAACCCGGATTACCTGGCCCTCCCCGAGGAAACCACGGTAGAGGAGGCCTTGAAGCGGGTGAAAGACTCCCCACTTCCCACAGAGAACCTGGAGGTGATCTTCGTGCTGGGGCCGGGCAGGATTTACCAGGGCTACGTGCCCCTGGCCCGGCTCCTCAAAGCGGACCCCCAAACAACCCTAAAGGACCTGGCGGTGGTCGGGGCCGCCGTCTCCGCCTACGACTCCCAGGACCAGGTGGCCGAGCTGTTCAAGCGCCACCAGTACCCCCTGGTGGCGGTAGTGGACAAGGAGGGGCGGTTGGTGGGGGCCATCGATGCCGAGCGCGGTGTGGAGCTGGTGGAGGAACACGAAGCCCAACGGCTCACCACCTTTGGGGGCATCCTTCCCCCAAAAGGCCCCGACGTGGACTACCTCAGGAGCCCTCTGGGCGTACTCTTCCGGACCCGGGTGATCTGGCTAGCCCTTCTGACCCTCTTTGGGGTCTTCGTCTCCACCTACGTGGCCGAACAGGAGGAGGTCCTGGAGCGCGTCATCGTCCTCGCCGCCTTCATCGCCCCCATCATCGACATGGGGGGGAACACGGGTAGCCAGGCGGCCACCCTGGTCATCCGCTCCCTGGCCCTGGGGCAGGTGCGGCCGCGGCTCAGGGACTACCTCCTCATCCTCAGGCGGGAGGTGCCCGTGGCCCTAAGCCTGGGCATCGTCATCGGCATACTGGAAGCCGTCCTGGCCTTCTTCTCCAAAGGCGTGGGTTGGGACATCCTGCTGGTGGTGGGTCTGGCCATGACCACGGTCACCATCCTCGGGGGCTTGATCGGCTCTGCCCTTCCTTTCCTGGCTAAGCGCTTCGGCGTGGACCCCGCCACGCTAAGCGGCCCCGCCATCACCTCCATCATGGACCTCCTAGGGGTCTTCGTATACTTCGGCTACGTCCGCCTCTTTCTGGGCCACCTGCTGGAGTGAGCACGGAGGCTGAGCTCTCATCCCTTCGTGTGCTACTTGACCCAACCCCTGGGGTGTGAAAAAAGAGGGGGTGCTACGCTTCCAAACCGAGAGCACCCCCTCTACTCAGGGCTTTACCCAAAACTCCTTCCTCGCCCTCCCTTAGCCTGCTTCAAGAGTTCTTGGGTGACTTCATAGTTGAGCAGGCGAACCAGGCCCCTCAGGAGCAGGTACGGACCATCCCTCTCGCTGGGCAGCCCCAGCTTGCCCCCGAGCTGCAAAAGAAACCCCTTNNNNNNNNNNNNNNNNNNNNNNNNNNNNNNNNNNNNNNNNNNNNNNNNNNNNNNNNNNNNNNNNNNNNNNNNNNNNNNNNNNNNNNNNNNNNNNNNNNNNNNNNNNNNNNNNNNNNNNNNNNNNNNNNNNNNNNNNNNNNNNNNNNNNNNNNNNNNNNNNNNNNNNNNNNNNNNNNNNNNNNNNNNNNNNNNNNNNNNNNNNNNNNNNNNNNNNNNNNNNNNNNNNNNNNNNNNNNNNNNNNNNNNNNNNNNNNNNNNNNNNNNNNNNNNNNNNNNNNNNNNNNNNNNNNNNNNNNNNNNNNNNNNNNNNNNNNNNNNNNNNNNNNNNNNNNNNNNNNNNNNNNNNNNNNNNNNNNNNNNNNNNNNNNNNNNNNNNNNNNNNNNNNNNNNNNNNNNNNNNNNNNNNNNNNNNNNNNNNNNNNNNNNNNNNNNNNNNNNNNNNNNNNNNNNNNNNNNNNNNNNNNNNNNNNNNNNNNNNNNNNNNNNNNNNNNNNNNNNNNNNNNNNNNNNNNNNNNNNNNNNNNNNNNNNNNNNNNNNNNNNNNNNNNNNNNNNNNNNNNNNNNNNNNNNNNNNNNNNNNNNNNNNNNNNNNNNNNNNNNNNNNNNNNNNNNNNNNNNNNNNNNNNNNNNNNNNNNNNNNNNNNNNNNNNNNNNNNNNNNNNNNNNNNNNNNNNNNNNNNNNNNNNNNNNNNNNNNNNNNNNNNNNNNNNNNNNNNNNNNNNNNTCCTCACCCTCCAGGGCAGTCGCGCTCTCCTGATAGACCCGGTCAAGGAGGGCTTCTGCCTCCACCCGTGGGTTGGACAGGAAGCGGTAAAGGGCTTTGGCCTGGTGGAAGCGGTTCTGGAGGGGAGAAGGGAGCGAGGCCACCATCTCGCTCACCCGGGCTGAGCCTGCGGCCAAGGCGCCCCGCACCACCTCTTCAAACCGTCGGTGGAGGCGCTTATCGGGGGAAAACGCTCGCAAAACGGCCCGTGAACTCCTGGAGCCTGGCCTCGGCCACCTTGAGCATGTCCATGGATCACCCCCGGTACCAGATACGGGCTGCGCCCGCAAGGGGAGATTTACCACGAAACGGAGATGTGGGTAAAGTCCTGGAGATTTACCACGAAACGGAGATGTGGGTAAAGTCCTGCTCTACTATCTTGACGCAGAAACCCTCCTTGTGGCTATCTACCTGGACTTACGCGGTGCTGAAGATCCCCGATAAAATGGGCCTCAAGATGTTTCCCTATGGGAAAGCAGCCGGTGACTAGGGAGGCCCAATGAAGAGGATACCACGGCCTGTTCTGCGCGCTCTAGATCACGGGTGAAGCCCGTATCTTGGAGCTTTAGCCCAAAGCCCCATCAATACCTCCGCCCTGGCCATGGCCGAGGGCCAAGACTTCGCTCACGACACCCTCTACCGGGCCCTGAACCAACCCTTGGCCTCCTTCTTTGAACTCTCCCTGGAGCTCTGCAAGGCCATGGGTGGCCTGGACCGGGGCTACCTCATCCTTTGGGCTGTCCCTGGTGGTGCTAGCCTGGACGGACGGGAAGCGGCGGATTCCCCTGGCGTTCCTGCCCTACTTCGGGGAAGAAGAGAGCAAGCTGGACCTGGCCCTGCTGGAGTGGGCCAAGGAGGCGGGCTTTCGTCCGGAGGGGGTGCTCTTTGACGCCTGGTACGCGGCGAGGCGGGTCCTGGAGTGGCTCCGTGCCCACGGCTGGCCTTTTGTCACGAGGCTCAGGTCTAACCGTGTGCTGGACGGTGTTCAGCTCAGGAGGCGTGGGGGTACCCGTTGGGTGAAGGCGGGGAGGCTGCGGGGCCTGACCTTCGCCGTGGGGGTGTTCAAGCGCGGGGGGAAGTTTTACGGGACGGATCGGGAGGAATGGTGGGGGGTGGGGATGAGGGAGGTCTACCGGTCGCGGCAAGCGATTGAAGAGATTTTCCGGGGGCTTCAACAGGAACTGGGGTGGACGGGGCATCGGCACTGGCGTAGGGCCAGGCTTCTGGCCCATCTGGCCTTGGGCTTGGTGGCCTATGGGCTCATTGAGCGGCAGCGGGAGGGGCTGGGGTTGAGTTTCTACCAATGCCGACGGAGACTCATCGCAGGCAAGCTGAGCCTGGATTTGAGCCCTCTGTTACCGGTGCAGGTGGAGGCCGCGTAAGTCCAGACATGCTGTTCGGCCTGGAGCGGCCCATCCCGGAAGACCCCAGGGTGCGGGCCTTGCTGGTGCAGTGGGGCCACCTCACCCCCGAGGAGGCCTTCCCCGAGGGGGAGGCCAAGCCCCTCCCCGCCCTGGAAGGAGGGGAGGATGGTCCTTGACCTCTCCTCCTCGCCCCCCGTGCGCCTCCACCACGGGGAGGCCCTCGAGGGCCTGTCCCCCAAGGAGCGGGGGCAGGCCCTTCTCAGGGGCCTCAAGGTGGAGCACTATTGGTGGGAGCCCGCGGAAGAAGAGGATGTGGAGGAGGAAGCGTGAGGTGGCTTTGGCGGCTTCTCAGGCTCATAGGGGACGTGAAGGCCCTCTCCCGGGGGCGGCTTCCCAAGCGCCTGGCCTGGAGGTGGGCCAAGAGGACCCTGAGGCGGGCGGGAAGACGAAGGGGGTGGTGGTAGTGGGGAAGCGCAAGCGGGGCAACGGGGAGGGCACCATCGTGCGCCGCCGCGATGGGCGTTGGATGGGCCAGCTGATGGTGGGCTACGGCCCCGATGGCAAGCCCAGGAGGCGCACGGTCTACGGCAGGACCCGGCAGGAGGTGGCGGCCAAGCTGGCCGAACTCGCCGCCCAGCACCACAAGGGCCTCCTCCCCTCCCCCGAGGCCATCACCGTGCGGGAGTGGGCCTCGAGGTGGCTTGAGCGGAAGGCCCGGAAGGTGCGGCCCAAGACCCTCCTTCTCTACTGGGAGGAGCTGGCCTACGCCCTTCCCTCCCTCGAGGACCCCCAGGCCAAAGACCCCTTGGGGAGCATGCGCCTTCAGGCCGTCCAGCCCGCCCACATTCGGGCCCTCCTGGACGGCCTGGCCGAGCGGGGCCTCTCCGTGCGCACGGTGAAGAAGGTGCGGGAGAAGCTTCACGCCCTCTTTGAGGAGGCCCTGAGCCTAGAGCTGGTGGCCCGAAACCCCGTGGCCCCGGTGAAGGTGAAGGCCCCCGCCCCGGAGAAGACGGGGAGGGCCCTGGAACCCGGAGAAGCGGATGCCCTCCTCGAGGCCCTGGATGCCTACCCTGACCCCCGCATGGGCCTCGCCCTGCACCTTGGGCTGGCGTTGGGCCTCCGGAGGGTGGAGATTCTGGGGCTCCAATGGGAGGACCTGGACATCGAGGAAGGAGTCCTCACCATCCGAAGGGCCTGGGTAGCCGTGGAGGGAAGGGGGGAGATTTCGGACCCCAAAACGCCGAACGCGTACCGGACCCTTCCTATCCCCCACTCCACCCTGGTGCGGCTCAGGGCCTACCGGGCCTGGTGGGAGGGCACCTTCGGGGGCCTGGGGACTCCCTGGGTCTTCCCCGGCACCAAGGACCCCTCGTGGCCCTAAACCCCAACAGCCCCAACCACGCCCTGAGGCGGATAACCCAACGCCTGGGCCTGGAACGGGTGCGGGTCCATGACCTCCGGCACAGCTACGGCACCCTCTGCTTGGCGCGAAGAGTCCCCCTCGAGGTGGTATCGGAGCGCTTGGGGCACGCCAACCCCACCATCACCCTCAACCGCTACCGCCACGTCCTAGAGGAGGAGCGCCGGGGCTGGGTCATGAACCTCGAGGAGCTGGTGAAGCCTAACCGGGCCAAGGCCTGACCCGGGTTGCAGTAGGGTTGCAGTAAAAAGGCCTTCCCCCCCTCACTACCGAGGGGGGAAGTTTTGCGTCCCTGCGCTGGTGGAGCGGGGGGGATTTGAACCCCCGACCTCCCGCTTGCAAGGCGGGTGCTCTCCCTCTGAGCTACCGCCCCAGGCCTTAGGGAGTATAGCCCAACCGGGGGGGTTCCGCAAAGGCCCCTTGGGCCCTATAATCGGTAAGGCGTGCCGGACCAGCCCCTGGGCAGGGGAAGGTCCCTGGGGAAAAAGGCCGGCCCGCACGAACCGCCAAGCCCAACCTTCCCCGAATGGGAGGAATATGCCGCTTAACATCACGGTAAAGGAGCTACTGGAAGCCGGGGTCCACTTCGGCCACGAGCGCAAGCGCTGGAACCCCAAGTTCAGCCGCTACATCTACGCCGAGCGCAACGGCATCCACATCATTGACCTGCAGAAGACCATGGTGGAGCTGGAGCGCACCTTCCGCTTCCTCGAGGACCTAGCCATGCGGGGGGGCACGGTGCTCTTCGTGGGCACCAAGAAGCAGGCCCAGGACATCGTGCGCATGGAAGCGGACCGGGCGGGGATGCCCTACGTGAACCAGCGCTGGCTGGGCGGGATGCTGACCAACTTCAAGACCATCGCCCAGCGGGTGAACCGCCTAGAGGAGCTGGAGAACCTCTTCGCCTCCGAGGACATCAACCAGCGCCCCAAGAAAGAGCAGGTGCGGCTCAAGCACGAGCTGGAGCGCCTGCAGAAGTACCTCTCGGGCTTCCGGCGGCTCAAGCGCCTCCCCGACGCCATCTTCGTCGTGGACCCCACCAAGGAGGCCATCGCCGTGCGGGAGGCCAGGAAGCTCTTCATCCCCGTCATCGCCCTGGCGGACACGGACTCCGACCCCGACCTGGTGGACTACATCATCCCCGGCAACGACGACGCCATCCGCTCCATCCAGCTCATCCTCTCCCGGGCGGCGGACCTGATCATTGAGGCCCGGGGCGGGGTGGTGGAACCCTCCCCCTCCTACGCCCTGGTGGAGGAGGCGGAGCGCATGGAGGCCCAAAGCCGGGGACTGAGCGATGAGGGCCTTGAGGACGAGGTGGAAGCATGAGCCAGATGGAACTCATCAAGAAGCTCCGCGAGGCCACGGGGGCCGGGATGATGGACGTGAAGAAGGCCCTCGAGGACGCCGGCTGGAACGAGGAAAAGGCCGTTCAGCTCCTTAGGGAGCGGGGGGCCATGAAGGCGGCCAAGAAGGCGGAGCGGGAGGCCCGGGAAGGCATCATCGGCCACTACATCCACCACAACCAGCGGGTGGGGGTCATCCTGGAGCTCAACTGCGAGACCGACTTCGTGGCCAGGAACGAGGTCTTCCAGAACCTGGCCAAGGACCTGGCCATGCACATCGCCATGATGAACCCCCGGTACGTCTCCGCCGAGGAGATTCCCGCCGAGGAGCTGGAGAAGGAGCGGCAGATCTACATCCAGGCCGCTTTGAACGAGGGCAAACCCCAGCCAATCGCCGAGAAGATCGCCGAGGGCCGCCTGAAGAAGTACCTGGAGGAGGTGGTCCTCCTGGAGCAGCCCTTCGTCAAGGACGACAAGGTGAAGGTGAAGGAGCTCCTCCAGCAGGCCATCGCCAAGACCGGGGAGAACATCGTGGTGCGGCGCTTCTGCCGCCTGGAAGTGGGAGCGTAGGCCATGGAAGCCGCCGGGGCCCTCCAAAAGCGGGCCCCGGTTTTTCTTAAAGCCATGAAGTACAAGCGGGTCCTCCTCAAGCTTTCCGGCGAGTTCCTCACCTCTAACGGCTTCGGCATTGAGCCCGAGGCCACCCAGGCCCTGGCCCGGGAGATCAAGGCCGCTTACGAGACCGGGGTCCAGCTGGCCATCGTGATCGGGGCCGGCAACCTCTGGCGGGGCGCCCGCCAGGGCGTGGGCATGGACCGGGCCACCGCCGACTACATCGGCATGCTGGCCACCATCATGAACGCCCTGGCCCTGCAGGACGCCCTCGAGGCCCTCTCCATCCCCACCCGGGTCCAGACCGCCCTCACCATCACCCAGGTGGCCGAGCCCTACATCAGGCGGAGGGCCCTAAGGCACCTGGAAAAGGAGCGCATCGTCATCTTCGGGGGCGGGACGGGGAACCCCTTCTTCTCCACCGACACCGCCGCCGCCCTGAGGGCGCTGGAGGTGGGGGCCGAGGTGGTCCTCATGGCCAAGAACAAGGTGGACGGGGTCTACTCCGACGACCCAAGGAAGAACCCCGAGGCCGTCCGCTTTGACGAGCTCGGCTACCTGGACGTCCTGAACCGCGGCCTTCAGGTCATGGACACCACCGCCATCACCCTCTGCATGGAGGCGGGCCTTCCCATCGTGGTCTTTGACATCTTCAAACCCGGGGCTCTGGTGGGTATTATCCAGGGGGAAAAGGTCGGCACCCTGATCCACTGAGAAAGGAGGCGCCATGAACCTGAAAGACCTCTACGCCGAAACCCGAAGCCACATGCAGAAGAGCCTCGAGGCCCTGGAGCACAACCTCTCCGGCCTGCGCACCGGCCGGGCCAACCCCGCGCTTCTCCTCCACCTCAAGGTGGAGTACTACGGCACCCCCGTCCCCCTCTCCCAGATCGCCACCGTCACCGCCCCCGACGCCAGGACCCTGGTGGTCCAGTCCTGGGACCAGAACGCCCTCAAGGCCATTGAGAAGGCCATCCGCGACTCCGACCTGGGCCTGAACCCCAGCAACAAGGGGGACGCCCTCTACATCAACATCCCGCCCCTCACCGAGGAAAGGCGCAAGGAACTGGTGAAGGCCGCCCGCCACTACGCCGAGGAGGGGCGCATCGCCATCCGCAACATCCGCCGAGAGGCCTTGGAGAAGCTGAAGAAGCTTGCCAAGGAGCTCCACCTCTCCGAGGACGACACCAAGCGGGCCGAGGCCGAGATCCAGAAGATCACCGACGAGTTCATCGCCAAGGTGGACGAGCTTTTGGAGAAGAAGGAAGCGGAGATCCTCCACTAGGCCCATGGGTCCGGCCAAAGCCCCAGGAGGCGGGGGGTGAAGGACGACCTCCCCATGCGGGTCCTCTCCTCTTTGGTGGGGGCGGGGCTCCTCCTTCTGGTCCTCTGGGCGGGGATTCCCCTGATCCTGCCCACCCTCTTCTTCGTCCTCTGGCTTGGGGGCCTGGAGCTCAAGGAGATGCTGGCCCGAAGGGGGATCGGCCTGAACCAGCCCCTCCTCTTTCTGGGGGGCGGGCTCCTTTTCCTCTTCTCCCTGCCCCAGCTCTACTGGCACTTCCCCCAGGTCCCCTGGCGGGAGGTGGCCCTGGGGCTTTTCCTCATGGGAAGCTTCAGCTACGAGCTCCTCCGGGGGGCGGACCTCACCCGCTTCGCCTTTACCCTCCTCGCCTTCCTCTACCTGCCCTGGAGCCTGGGGTACGTCCTCCTCCTGAGGGAGACCCCGGACCCGGGCCTTGGGCTTTGGACCCTCTCCCTGCCCCTGGTGGCCAGCTTCGCCACCGACACCGGGGCCTACTTCGCCGGGCGCTTCTTTGGGCGGCACAAGCTGGCCCCGGAGATCAGCCCCGGCAAGACCCTGGAAGGCTCCATGGGAGGCATCCTCTTCAGCTTTCTGGCCCTTCTCGCCTACACCGCCTTGGTGCGGGAAGTCTTCCCCTTTGGCCTTCTGGAGCTTTGGCTTTTCAGCCTCCTCCTCTCCCTGGCGGCCCAGCTCGGGGACCTGGCGGAGTCCATGCTGAAGCGCTTCGCCGGGGTCAAGGACTCCGGGCGCTTCCTGCCCGGGCACGGGGGGCTTTTGGACCGGATAGATAGCCTCCTCTTCACCTTCCCCCTGACCTACTTTCTGGTGGTGCTCTTCACATGAAGCGCTTGGTGATCCTGGGTTCCACGGGCTCCATCGGCCGGCAGGCCCTGGAGGTGGCCCTCTGGCGGGGCTACCGGGTGGTGGGCCTGGCGGCGGGGAAGAACCTGGAGGTCCTCGCGGAGCAGATCGCCCGCTTCCGGCCCCTTCTGGTGGCGGCCGAGGAGGGGCTACACCGGGAGCTTAAGGCGCGCTTTCCCTGGCTGAAGCTGGCCTCCGCCGAAGAGGTGGCGGCCATGGAGGCCGAGGTGGCCGTGGCCGCCATCCCGGGCCTCGCCGGGCTACCCCCCACCCGGGTGGCGGTGCGGACGGGCAAGCGGGTGGCCCTGGCCAACAAGGAGGCCATGGTGGCGGCGGGGCCCCTCCTGTGGCAGGAGGTGGAAAAGGGCGGGGCCGAGATCCTCCCCGTGGACTCGGAGCACTCGGCCCTCTTCCAGGCCCTCCTGGGGGAAAGCAAGGAGGAGGTGGCCGAGCTCATCCTCACCGCAAGCGGGGGGCCCTTCCTAAGAGGCCCGGAGGACCTCTCCCAGGTAACCCCCGAGATGGCCCTGAACCACCCCCGCTGGCGCATGGGGCCCAAGGTCACCGTGGACTCGGCCACCCTCTTCAACAAGGGGCTGGAGGTCCTCGAGGCCAAGGAGCTCTTCCGCCTTCCCCTGGAGAAGATCCGGGTCCTGGTCCACCCCCAGGCCTACGTGCACGGCCTGGTGCGCTTTGTGGACGGAAGCTTAAAGGCCCAGCTGGGCCCCACGGACATGCGCCTTCCCATCCAGTACGCCCTCACCTACCCCCACCGGGCGGAAACCCCCTTAAAGGACCTCCCCATCCCCGGGGTCCTGGAGTTTCTGGAGCCCGACCTAAAGCGCTTCCCCGCCCTGGCCGTGGCCTACGAGGCGGGGAAGCGGGGCGGCGTGGCCCAGGTGGCCGTCTCCGCCGCCGACGAGGTGGCCGTGGAGGCCTTTTTGGCGGGCAGGATCCCCTTCACCCGCATCCCGGAAGTGTTGGCCAAGGTCCTGGAAAACACCCCTTCCGTCCCCCTAACATGGGAGAACCTCTTCGCCGTGGACGCCTGGGCCCGGGAAGAGGCCAAGA encodes:
- a CDS encoding phosphatidate cytidylyltransferase, with translation MKDDLPMRVLSSLVGAGLLLLVLWAGIPLILPTLFFVLWLGGLELKEMLARRGIGLNQPLLFLGGGLLFLFSLPQLYWHFPQVPWREVALGLFLMGSFSYELLRGADLTRFAFTLLAFLYLPWSLGYVLLLRETPDPGLGLWTLSLPLVASFATDTGAYFAGRFFGRHKLAPEISPGKTLEGSMGGILFSFLALLAYTALVREVFPFGLLELWLFSLLLSLAAQLGDLAESMLKRFAGVKDSGRFLPGHGGLLDRIDSLLFTFPLTYFLVVLFT
- the dxr gene encoding 1-deoxy-D-xylulose-5-phosphate reductoisomerase; its protein translation is MKRLVILGSTGSIGRQALEVALWRGYRVVGLAAGKNLEVLAEQIARFRPLLVAAEEGLHRELKARFPWLKLASAEEVAAMEAEVAVAAIPGLAGLPPTRVAVRTGKRVALANKEAMVAAGPLLWQEVEKGGAEILPVDSEHSALFQALLGESKEEVAELILTASGGPFLRGPEDLSQVTPEMALNHPRWRMGPKVTVDSATLFNKGLEVLEAKELFRLPLEKIRVLVHPQAYVHGLVRFVDGSLKAQLGPTDMRLPIQYALTYPHRAETPLKDLPIPGVLEFLEPDLKRFPALAVAYEAGKRGGVAQVAVSAADEVAVEAFLAGRIPFTRIPEVLAKVLENTPSVPLTWENLFAVDAWAREEAKRWA